In Asterias amurensis chromosome 4, ASM3211899v1, one genomic interval encodes:
- the LOC139935686 gene encoding centriole and centriolar satellite protein OFD1-like, producing the protein MAELQEERSSMTADELKAKLYHSFRQKGLVDSLKSQLRTQLVSQLRFSSLSQKPPSSALASDSPKDEEGSLMQRASNSLVADHLRRCQYEYSLAVFLPESETSKDKMFTVRELLQMLGIYPESKLFRNVTENMRGYQPKGLLWQLLCELISTQGRSHDVGIQVDNAPSHVNSIEKKLTAVDELFDNADGYHEGTTHGLQAKLLSLQRKMEAQAKLDVTTEIIRFKESEGKRIELQEREKYQREMAKERKEMEKTYQAKGEALQERERSTVERLQKHQEMVERETYSQRQSLLDELQTLKKKEAELKREADLNKRAMMLEEGRRKDIEESLKIREASLATIEETYEKKYKTQIRQNDAEQQVKLSERLQDIERREARLREGKSHLERESELQSSLKEELQERKSRVAELEVLYQQARFESVAVSKRNEVLTERLRDMVDYQSIKEDNAVLKHDLDRDKRRLNELLHEQKKERTRYEETIRGVSEKMTQPSPQVVTLQAELHRVQNQLEQERNLFQHKEAQYRSTAKEEVERSTELRRRLEEQGNQMKEMNNQIADLRNILRQTQMALSNEIYRKPAPRTSPQRPYDALEPDGAYNDSLLHQADLEQQILLADERGSQPIMIADDDQSKVSPNTSLAFLEETKARFQQLEREAESLEHNYQNFQLRTSDMSALPVSPVKRSSQYRADRKPAARESASLSMLSKQVSTDKGSIKNQDVQPSPIIDGTKSQRNFRPVDELAEFQRLSIQTNSTDGQGGHEETDPLRMGLKGNYSPAGSSSRRSSPHQTMDLSNHFESPTMVSNRRPRRSETLASILPPATNYVFTTKERFADSESITQLIDKPADAVQEGAEQDLSEEEYMMRMEENARLQNEETARQQMEEDFRQQQDEKERIQNEDKARQQKEGRDRLQKEETERLQKEVGERQQKEGKARQQREEDVRLQNEEKARLQKAEDQRLQNEEKARLQKAEEERLQNEEEDRLQREWEEKRRKQNEERQKKEDEARERENAMLMQLQKQQDQQEPPNVKEEEKQAPEKEEPPVEESKDESVTIDPVMQKYMKMVQEKKQKQDTPQKPVSYHSPKSESGSNFAFEIEAEVEPNSLGQVSDNTEDPFDDW; encoded by the exons ATGGCTGAGCTTCAAGAGGAACGAAGCAGTATGACGGCCGATGAATTGAAAGCCAAATTGTATCATTCATTCCGACAAAAAGGTCTGGTGGACTCCCTCAAG TCTCAACTGAGGACACAGCTTGTGAGTCAACTCCGGTTCTCCAGTCTGAGCCAAAAACCACCATCATCTGCCTTAGCATCAGATTCACCAAAAGATGAGGAAGGATCGTTGATGCAACGAGCGTCTAATAGTCTAGTAGCTGACCATCTCAGACGCTGTCAATATGAGTACAGTCTGGCTGTGTTTTTACCCGAAAGTGAAACATCTAAAGATAAG ATGTTTACTGTCAGAGAGTTACTTCAGATGTTGGGAATTTATCCAGAATCCAAGTTATTTAGAAATGTG ACTGAGAATATGCGTGGATATCAACCCAAAG GTCTTCTGTGGCAGCTTTTGTGTGAGCTGATTTCTACTCAAGGACGATCACATGATGTTGGCATCCAAGTTGATAATGCGCCATCACATGTCAACTCTATtg AGAAGAAACTAACTGCGGTAGATGAACTATTTGACAATGCGGATGGATATCATGAGGGTACTACTCACGGTCTTCAAGCTAAACTGTTATCACTACAACGTAAGATGGAAGCTCAagccaaactggacgtaacaactGAA ATTATTCGCTTTAAGGAGAGTGAGGGGAAACGAATCGAGCTTCAAGAACGAGAGAAATATCAACGGGAAATGGCAAAGGAAAGAAAAGAG ATGGAGAAGACGTATCAAGCCAAAGGAGAAGCACTCCAAGAGAGAGAAAGAAGCACTGTAGAGAGACTTCAAAAACATCAGGAG ATGGTGGAGCGAGAGACGTATTCTCAGAGACAGAGTCTTCTGGATGAGTTGCAGACGTTGAAGAAGAAAGAAGCTGAGTTGAAACGAGAAGCTGATCTGAACAAGAG AGCTATGATGCTTGAGGAAGGACGGAGGAAAGATATTGAGGAAAGTCTGAAGATTAGAGAGGCATCGTTGGCGACGATTGAAGAGACGTATGAGAAGAAATACAAGACACAAATTAGACA AAACGATGCAGAACAACAGGTGAAACTCTCCGAGAGGTTACAAGACATTGAGAGAAGAGAGGCTAGACTAAGAG AGGGAAAAAGTCACTTAGAACGTGAGAGTGAGTTACAGAGTAGTCTCAAAGAAGAGTTACAAGAAAGAAAGAGCAGAGTTGCAGAGCTTGAG gttTTATACCAGCAGGCTAGGTTTGAGTCCGTAGCTGTCAGTAAAAGGAATGAAGTATTAACGGAACGACTGAGGGATATGGTTGACTATCAGTCAATCAAAGAAGACAATGCTGTACTTAAACATGATCTGGATAGGGATAAAAG GAGACTCAATGAGCTACTTCATGAGCAGAAGAAAGAACGAACAC GTTACGAGGAAACAATAAGAGGTGTGTCAGAAAAGATGACACAACCTTCTCCCCAGGTTGTGACGCTACAAGCAGAGCTTCATCGAGTTCAAAACCAACTGGAGCAGGAGAGGAACTTATTCCAGCACAAGGAGGCGCAGTACCGGTCAACGGCAAAGGAAGAG GTGGAACGAAGCACTGAACTTAGGAGAAGATTAGAAGAGCAAGGAAATCAGATGAAGGAAATGAACAATCAGATTGCTGATCTTAGAAACATCTTGAGACAGACTCAAATGGCTTTGAGTAATGAGATATACCGTAAACCAGCTCCAAGGACAAGTCCTCAAAG ACCTTATGATGCTCTTGAACCAGACGGTGCTTACAATGACAGTCTGCTTCACCAAGCAGATTTAGAACAACAGATACTATTGGCTGATGAGAGAGGCAGTCAACCAATCATGATCGCCGATGATGATCAGTCTAAGGTGTCCCCGAATACCTCATTAGCGTTTCTGGAGGAAACAAAGGCGAGATTTCAACAGCTTGAGAGAGAGGCGGAG TCTCTTGAGCATAACTATCAGAATTTCCAGCTCCGTACAAGCGACATGTCAGCCTTACCTGTAAGCCCCGTCAAAAGATCCAGCCAATATAGAGCAGACAGGAAACCCGCTGCAAGGGAGTCGGCAAGTCTTTCTATGCTCAGTAAACAAG TGAGTACCGACAAGGGATCAATCAAAAACCAAGACGTGCAGCCGTCACCTATTATTGATGGAACTAAGAGCCAGAGGAACTTTCGTCCAGTGGATGAGCTGGCTGAATTCCAGAGGTTATCGATACAGACTAATTCAACAGATGGTCAAGGCGGACATGAAGAAACCGACCCCTTGAGGAT GGGTCTGAAGGGGAATTATTCTCCGGCAGGTTCAAGTTCAAGGAGAAGTTCCCCTCATCAAACCATGGACCTCTCAAATCATTTTGAATCGCCGACGATGGTCTCGAATCGGCGACCGCGGCGCAGTGAGACCCTCGCCTCCATCCTACCGCCAGCGACTAACTATGTCTTTACAACTAAAGAAAGATTCGCTGATAGCGAGAGTATAACTCAGTTGATTGATAAGCCTGCGGATGCTGTCCAAGAAG GAGCTGAGCAAGACTTAAGTGAGGAGGAATATATGATGAGGATGGAAGAGAATGCTAGGCTGCAGAATGAAGAGACGGCCAGACAACAGATGGAAGAAGATTTTAGACAACAGCAGGACGAGAAGGAAAGGATACAGAATGAAGATAAGGCTAGGCAACAGAAGGAAGGGAGGGATAGACTGCAGAAGGAAGAAACAGAAAGGCTTCAGAAGGAAGTGGGAGAGAGGCAACAGAAGGAAGGGAAGGCAAGGCAACAGAGAGAAGAAGATGTAAGGCTACAGAATGAAGAGAAGGCTAGGCTACAGAAGGCAGAAGACCAAAGGCTGCAGAATGAAGAGAAGGCTAGGCTACAGAAGGCAGAAGAGGAAAGGCTACAGAATGAAGAAGAGGATAGGTTACAGAGGGAGTGGGAAGAAAAACGAAGGAAACAAAACGAAGAACGCCAGAAAAAGGAAGACGAAGCTAGGGAAAGAGAAAATGCAATGTTGATGCAATTACAGAAACAG CAAGACCAACAAGAACCGCCCAATGTCAAAGAAGAAGAGAAACAAGCTCCTGAGAAAGAAGAACCTCCAGTTGAAGAAAGCAAAGATGAGAGTGTTACTATTGATCCAGTGATGCAGAAATATATGAAGATGGTTCAAGAAAAGAAACAGAAACAAGACACTCCACAGAAACCG gTTTCATACCACAGCCCGAAGTCAGAAAGTGGATCTAACTTTGCTTTTGAAATAGAAGCTGAAGTTGAACCCAACAg TTTGGGACAAGTTTCTGACAATACTGAGGATCCATTTGATGACTGGTAG